From a region of the Enterobacter sp. JBIWA008 genome:
- the ppsA gene encoding phosphoenolpyruvate synthase: MSNNGSSPLVLWYNQLGMNDVDRVGGKNASLGEMITNLSGMGVSVPNGFATTADAFNLFLDQSGVNQRIYDLLDKTDIDDVTELAKAGAQIRQWIIDTPFQPELEKAIHDAYNQLSADDAQASFAVRSSATAEDMPDASFAGQQETFLNVQGYDAVLVAVKHVFASLFNDRAISYRVHQGYDHRGVALSAGVQRMVRSDVGSSGVMFSIDTESGFDQVVFITSAWGLGEMVVQGAVNPDEFYVHKPTLAAGRPAVVRRTMGSKKIRMIYAPTQEHGKQVKIEDVPQEQRDRFSLTDAEVQELAKQAVQIEKHYGRPMDIEWAKDGNTGKLFIVQARPETVRSRGQVMERYTLHAQGKIVAEGRAIGHRIGAGPVKVIHDISEMNRIEPGDVLVTDMTDPDWEPIMKKAAAIVTNRGGRTCHAAIIARELGIPAVVGCGDATERMKDGQNVTVSCAEGDTGYVYADILDFSVKSSSVDTMPDLPLKIMMNVGNPDRAFDFACLPNEGVGLARLEFIINRMIGVHPRALLEFDDQDPKLQNEIREMMKGYDSPKEFYVGRLTEGIATLGAAFYPKRVIVRLSDFKSNEYANLVGGERYEPEEENPMLGFRGAGRYVSDSFRDCFALECEAVKRVRNDMGLTNVEIMIPFVRTVDQAKAVVDELARQGLKRGENGLKIIMMCEIPSNALLAEQFLEHFDGFSIGSNDMTQLTLGLDRDSGVVSELFDERNEAVKALLSMSIRAAKKQGKYVGICGQGPSDHEDFAAWLMEEGIDSLSLNPDTVVQTWLSLAELNK; the protein is encoded by the coding sequence ATGTCCAACAATGGCTCGTCACCGCTGGTGCTTTGGTATAACCAACTCGGCATGAATGATGTAGACAGAGTTGGGGGCAAAAATGCCTCCCTGGGTGAAATGATTACAAATCTGTCGGGTATGGGTGTCTCCGTACCGAATGGGTTTGCCACCACCGCCGATGCCTTTAACCTGTTTTTAGACCAGAGCGGTGTTAACCAGCGCATCTACGACCTGCTGGATAAAACGGATATTGATGACGTTACCGAGCTTGCCAAAGCCGGAGCGCAGATCCGCCAGTGGATCATCGACACACCTTTCCAGCCGGAACTGGAAAAAGCCATTCACGACGCGTACAACCAGCTCTCTGCTGACGATGCGCAGGCCTCATTCGCCGTACGTTCCTCTGCGACCGCAGAAGATATGCCGGACGCCTCGTTTGCCGGGCAGCAGGAAACCTTCCTGAACGTCCAGGGTTACGATGCGGTGCTGGTGGCGGTGAAGCACGTGTTTGCTTCCCTGTTCAACGACCGCGCGATCTCCTATCGTGTACACCAGGGCTACGACCATCGCGGCGTGGCGCTCTCCGCAGGCGTGCAGCGCATGGTGCGCTCCGACGTGGGCTCATCCGGCGTAATGTTCTCCATTGATACCGAATCCGGCTTCGACCAGGTGGTGTTTATCACCTCCGCGTGGGGGCTGGGTGAGATGGTCGTGCAGGGCGCGGTAAACCCTGATGAATTCTACGTCCACAAGCCTACGCTGGCCGCTGGCCGTCCGGCGGTGGTGCGGCGCACCATGGGCTCGAAAAAAATCCGCATGATCTATGCCCCGACCCAGGAGCATGGCAAGCAGGTTAAAATTGAAGATGTACCGCAGGAGCAGCGCGACCGCTTCTCCCTGACCGACGCCGAAGTGCAGGAACTGGCGAAGCAGGCGGTGCAGATCGAAAAACACTACGGCCGTCCGATGGATATCGAATGGGCGAAAGACGGGAACACCGGCAAGCTGTTTATCGTGCAGGCGCGTCCGGAAACCGTCCGCTCACGCGGTCAGGTGATGGAGCGTTATACGCTGCACGCGCAGGGTAAAATCGTGGCGGAAGGCCGCGCCATCGGTCACCGCATCGGTGCCGGTCCCGTCAAAGTGATCCACGACATCAGCGAGATGAACCGTATTGAGCCGGGCGACGTGCTGGTGACCGACATGACCGACCCGGACTGGGAACCGATCATGAAGAAAGCGGCGGCTATCGTCACCAACCGCGGCGGCCGTACCTGCCACGCGGCGATCATTGCCCGCGAGCTGGGTATCCCTGCGGTTGTCGGCTGCGGTGACGCCACCGAGCGCATGAAGGACGGCCAGAACGTGACCGTCTCCTGTGCTGAAGGCGATACCGGCTACGTCTACGCCGATATCCTCGATTTCAGCGTGAAGAGCTCCAGCGTGGATACCATGCCGGACCTGCCGCTGAAGATCATGATGAACGTCGGTAACCCGGACCGCGCGTTTGACTTCGCCTGCCTGCCGAACGAAGGCGTGGGCCTGGCGCGTCTGGAATTTATCATCAACCGTATGATCGGCGTTCACCCGCGCGCGCTGCTGGAGTTTGACGACCAGGATCCGAAGCTGCAGAACGAAATTCGCGAGATGATGAAAGGCTACGACTCACCGAAAGAGTTCTACGTTGGCCGCCTGACCGAAGGGATCGCGACGCTGGGTGCCGCCTTCTATCCGAAACGCGTGATCGTGCGTCTGTCTGACTTTAAGTCTAACGAATACGCCAACCTGGTGGGCGGCGAGCGCTACGAGCCGGAAGAAGAGAACCCGATGCTGGGCTTCCGCGGCGCCGGACGCTACGTGTCCGACAGCTTCCGCGACTGCTTCGCGCTGGAGTGCGAGGCGGTGAAGCGCGTGCGCAACGACATGGGGTTGACCAACGTCGAAATCATGATCCCGTTCGTGCGTACCGTGGATCAGGCGAAAGCCGTTGTGGACGAGCTGGCGCGTCAGGGTCTGAAGCGCGGTGAGAACGGGCTGAAGATCATCATGATGTGCGAAATCCCGTCCAACGCCCTGCTGGCAGAGCAGTTCCTCGAGCACTTCGACGGCTTCTCTATCGGCTCGAACGACATGACGCAGCTGACGCTGGGTCTGGACCGTGACTCCGGCGTGGTCTCCGAGCTGTTCGACGAGCGCAACGAGGCGGTGAAAGCGCTGCTCTCTATGTCCATCCGCGCGGCGAAGAAGCAGGGTAAATACGTCGGGATCTGCGGTCAGGGTCCATCCGACCATGAAGACTTTGCCGCATGGCTGATGGAAGAGGGGATTGATAGCCTGTCCCTGAACCCGGACACCGTGGTGCAAACCTGGCTGAGCCTGGCGGAACTGAATAAGTAA
- a CDS encoding glycoside hydrolase family 3 N-terminal domain-containing protein — MTAIYKDAGRPVHERVADLLARMTPEEKFAQMHAYWLILDENGNHRERSDLSDEFAGVSEQAALSERLKLGVGQITRPLGTHIVDAKTGVRAANRLQRMMMEETRLGIPALFHEECLVGLLCKDATLFPSSLNYGSTWDPELVQRAAEQIGKEARSVGCQQGLAPVLDVSRDVRWGRTEETFGEDPWLVGVMATAYVKGLQGDKRDLLATLKHYVGHSFSEGARNHAPVHLGVSELNDTFLLPFEMAVKLANAGSVMPAYHDIDNQPGHSDSFLLTTVLRDRWGFDGIIVADYGGVSLLHQHHGISHDAAESAALAFNAGLDVELPKDDCARHLAEAVARGLISMAKVDEIVARVLTEKFRLGLFEKPYADENGINLQNDMTRQAAREVATKSITLLENNGILPLGGKPRVAVVGPTADDPLALLSGYSFPVHLIISDMVEETSQVTTPRAALERYLGASNVRYAKGCHIIEKRMAGAPVFPGDSGGKPMQQSPVSQSTVPIPEAVKAAQESDVVVACVGDLAGLFQSGTVGEGSDTDSLNLPGVQQQLLGALVATGKPVIVVMTGGRPYNLQGLEDKVAALMMAWAPGQEGGWAIADVLTGRAEPQGRLVVSVPKSAGAMPYYYNHKLKSGGTPFAFHFGSRYPFGFGLGWTTFSWGAARVAESSVPVDGEVELSVDITNTGERSGSEVVQVYVRDKVATQVRPLQELKAFQRVTLSPGETATLTFTLPVEMFNFTRRDGKRIVEPGEFELQVGASSADIREAVTVSVTGETRVLPAEWRMLSTCEVKRA, encoded by the coding sequence ATGACGGCTATCTATAAGGACGCGGGACGTCCCGTGCACGAGCGCGTCGCCGACTTACTGGCGCGCATGACCCCGGAAGAGAAGTTCGCCCAGATGCATGCGTACTGGCTGATCCTCGATGAAAACGGTAACCACCGCGAGCGCAGCGACCTCAGCGATGAATTCGCCGGCGTGAGCGAGCAGGCTGCGCTGAGCGAACGGCTGAAGCTGGGCGTCGGGCAGATCACGCGTCCTCTGGGCACCCATATCGTTGACGCAAAAACCGGCGTGCGCGCCGCGAACCGCCTGCAGCGCATGATGATGGAAGAGACGCGGCTCGGCATTCCGGCGCTGTTCCATGAAGAGTGTCTGGTGGGGCTGCTGTGCAAAGACGCAACCCTGTTCCCGTCGTCATTGAACTACGGATCGACCTGGGACCCGGAGCTGGTGCAGCGGGCGGCAGAGCAGATTGGCAAAGAGGCGCGCTCCGTCGGCTGCCAGCAGGGGCTTGCGCCGGTGCTGGACGTGTCCCGCGACGTGCGCTGGGGGCGAACCGAAGAGACCTTCGGGGAAGATCCCTGGCTGGTGGGCGTGATGGCGACCGCCTACGTGAAGGGCTTACAGGGCGATAAACGCGACCTGCTTGCGACGCTCAAGCATTACGTGGGGCACTCGTTCAGCGAAGGGGCGCGCAATCACGCCCCGGTCCACCTGGGGGTCAGCGAGCTGAACGACACCTTCCTGCTGCCGTTTGAAATGGCGGTCAAGCTGGCCAATGCCGGTTCGGTTATGCCCGCGTACCACGATATTGATAACCAGCCGGGGCACAGCGACAGCTTCCTGCTGACCACCGTCCTGCGCGATCGGTGGGGGTTCGACGGGATTATTGTGGCGGATTACGGCGGCGTCAGCCTGCTGCACCAGCATCACGGGATTTCCCACGATGCGGCCGAATCCGCCGCGCTGGCGTTCAACGCCGGGCTGGACGTTGAGCTGCCGAAAGATGACTGCGCGCGGCATCTGGCGGAAGCGGTAGCGCGCGGGCTGATCTCTATGGCCAAAGTCGATGAGATCGTGGCGCGCGTGCTGACGGAAAAATTCCGTCTGGGGCTGTTTGAAAAACCGTACGCGGATGAAAACGGTATCAATCTGCAAAACGATATGACCCGCCAGGCCGCGCGGGAGGTGGCGACGAAATCGATCACGCTGCTGGAAAACAACGGCATTTTACCGCTCGGCGGCAAACCCCGCGTGGCGGTGGTGGGGCCGACGGCAGACGATCCGCTGGCGCTACTGAGCGGCTACAGCTTCCCGGTGCATTTGATCATCAGCGATATGGTGGAAGAGACCTCGCAGGTCACGACCCCGCGCGCGGCGCTGGAGCGGTATCTCGGTGCCTCGAACGTTCGCTATGCCAAAGGGTGCCACATCATCGAAAAACGGATGGCGGGGGCACCCGTATTCCCGGGCGACAGCGGCGGCAAACCGATGCAGCAGTCGCCGGTATCGCAAAGTACCGTCCCGATCCCCGAGGCCGTGAAGGCAGCTCAGGAAAGTGACGTGGTAGTGGCCTGCGTGGGCGATCTCGCCGGGCTGTTCCAGAGCGGTACCGTGGGGGAAGGTTCCGATACCGATTCCCTGAACCTGCCGGGCGTGCAGCAACAGCTGCTGGGTGCGCTGGTGGCGACGGGCAAGCCGGTGATTGTCGTGATGACCGGCGGGCGTCCGTACAACCTGCAGGGGCTGGAAGATAAGGTCGCGGCGCTGATGATGGCGTGGGCGCCGGGGCAGGAGGGGGGCTGGGCGATTGCGGACGTGCTGACGGGGCGGGCGGAGCCGCAGGGGCGTCTGGTGGTGAGCGTGCCGAAAAGCGCCGGGGCAATGCCGTATTACTACAATCACAAGCTCAAAAGCGGCGGCACGCCGTTTGCGTTCCATTTCGGTTCACGTTATCCGTTTGGCTTCGGCCTCGGCTGGACGACGTTTAGCTGGGGTGCAGCCCGCGTCGCCGAAAGCAGCGTGCCGGTCGACGGTGAGGTGGAACTCAGTGTGGATATCACCAATACCGGAGAGCGCAGCGGCAGCGAGGTGGTGCAGGTCTACGTCAGGGATAAGGTCGCTACGCAGGTGCGGCCGCTTCAGGAGCTGAAGGCCTTCCAGCGCGTCACGCTCTCACCGGGAGAAACCGCCACGCTCACCTTTACGCTGCCGGTTGAGATGTTCAACTTCACCCGTCGCGACGGGAAACGCATCGTTGAGCCGGGCGAGTTTGAGCTGCAGGTTGGCGCATCGTCGGCGGATATCCGCGAGGCGGTGACGGTCAGTGTGACAGGGGAAACGCGGGTGCTGCCTGCTGAGTGGCGGATGCTCAGTACCTGTGAGGTAAAACGCGCGTAG
- a CDS encoding YdiH family protein — protein MDTEITPTQLAIEYLRRDKSNLSPAQYLKKLKQLELEFTDLLALSSNELKEEIYFAWRLGVHVH, from the coding sequence ATGGATACTGAAATAACCCCAACACAGCTGGCAATTGAATATTTACGTCGCGATAAGAGCAACCTGTCTCCGGCGCAGTACCTGAAAAAGCTGAAACAGCTTGAGCTGGAATTCACAGATTTGCTGGCGCTCTCTTCGAATGAGCTGAAAGAAGAGATCTACTTTGCCTGGCGGTTGGGCGTTCACGTCCATTGA
- a CDS encoding FAD-binding and (Fe-S)-binding domain-containing protein: MIPQISQAPGVVQLVLNFLQALEQQGFTGDTATNYADRLTMATDNSIYQLLPDAVVFPRSTADVALIARLATQERFASLVFTPRGGGTGTNGQALNQGIIVDMSRYMNRIIEINPEEGWVRVEAGVIKDQLNQYLKPYGYFFAPELSTSNRATLGGMINTDASGQGSLVYGKTSDHVLGVRAVLLGGDILDTQPMPVELAETLGKDNTAIGRIYRTVLERCRDNRQLILDKFPRLNRFLTGYDLRHVFNDDLTQFDLTRVLTGSEGTLAFITEARLDITRLPKVRRLVNVKYDSFDSALRNAPFMVAAKALSVETVDSKVLNLAREDIVWHSVSDLITDVPDKEMLGLNIVEFAGDDAELIERQVTTLCQRLDELIAQGEGGVIGWQLCNDLAGIERIYAMRKKAVGLLGNAKGAAKPIPFAEDTCVPPEHLADYIVEFRALLDGHGLSYGMFGHVDAGVLHVRPALDMCDPQQEILMKQISDDVVALTAKYGGLLWGEHGKGFRAEYSPAFFGEQLYAELRKVKAAFDPHNRLNPGKICPPEGVDAPMLQVDAVKRGTYDRQIPIAVRSSWRGAMECNGNGLCFNFDVKSPMCPSMKITSNRIHSPKGRATLVREWLRLLADRGVDPLRLEQELPEKRASLRSLIERTRNSWHANKGEYDFSHEVKEAMSGCLACKACSTQCPIKIDVPEFRSRFLQLYHTRYLRPVRDHLVATVESYAPLMARAPKTFNFFINQPLVRKLSEKHIGMVDLPLLSVPSLQRQLVGHRSANMTLEQLEVLTPEQKASVVLVVQDPFTSYYDAQVVADFVRLAEKVGYQPVVLPFSPNGKAQHIKGFLNRFAKTAQKTSDFLNRVAQLGIPMVGVDPALVLCYRDEYKQTLGDKRGDFNVMLVHEWLPVALADKAVQDVSGEPWYLFGHCTEVTALPGAPAQWASVFARFGAKLESVNVGCCGMAGTYGHEVKNHANSLGIYELSWHQAMQRLPRNRCLATGYSCRSQVKRVEGNGVRHPLQALLEIIG, translated from the coding sequence ATGATCCCACAGATTTCTCAGGCACCTGGCGTCGTTCAGCTGGTGCTTAATTTTTTGCAGGCACTGGAGCAACAGGGTTTTACAGGTGATACCGCCACGAACTATGCCGACAGGCTAACGATGGCGACCGATAACAGTATCTACCAGCTTCTTCCCGATGCCGTGGTTTTCCCCCGTTCAACGGCCGACGTCGCGCTTATCGCCCGACTGGCCACGCAGGAGCGGTTTGCCTCGCTGGTCTTTACGCCGCGCGGCGGCGGCACCGGGACCAACGGTCAGGCGCTGAACCAGGGCATAATTGTTGATATGTCGCGCTATATGAACCGCATCATTGAGATCAACCCGGAAGAGGGGTGGGTGCGGGTTGAAGCGGGCGTCATCAAAGATCAGCTTAATCAGTATCTCAAGCCTTACGGCTACTTTTTTGCCCCTGAACTCTCCACCAGTAACCGTGCGACCCTTGGCGGGATGATTAACACGGATGCCTCCGGCCAGGGCTCGCTGGTCTACGGTAAAACCTCCGATCACGTGCTGGGCGTGCGTGCGGTGCTGCTGGGCGGCGATATCCTCGATACTCAGCCGATGCCGGTCGAACTGGCGGAAACGCTGGGCAAGGATAACACCGCTATCGGGCGCATCTATCGCACCGTGCTGGAGCGCTGCCGAGACAACCGTCAGCTGATCCTCGATAAATTCCCCAGGCTGAACCGCTTCCTGACCGGGTACGATCTGCGTCACGTCTTCAACGATGACCTGACCCAGTTTGATTTAACACGCGTGCTGACCGGCTCCGAAGGAACGCTGGCATTTATTACCGAAGCGCGGCTGGATATCACCCGGTTGCCGAAGGTGCGTCGTCTGGTAAACGTCAAATATGACTCCTTCGACTCCGCGCTGCGCAATGCGCCGTTTATGGTGGCAGCTAAAGCGCTTTCGGTGGAAACCGTCGACTCTAAGGTGCTCAATCTGGCCCGGGAAGATATTGTCTGGCATTCCGTGAGTGACCTCATTACCGACGTGCCGGATAAAGAGATGCTCGGTCTCAACATCGTGGAATTTGCCGGCGATGATGCGGAGCTGATTGAGCGCCAGGTCACCACGCTCTGTCAGCGGCTGGATGAGCTGATTGCGCAGGGTGAAGGCGGCGTGATCGGCTGGCAGCTCTGTAACGATCTGGCCGGGATTGAGCGTATCTATGCGATGCGTAAAAAAGCCGTGGGCCTGCTCGGCAATGCGAAAGGGGCGGCGAAGCCGATTCCCTTTGCCGAAGATACCTGCGTGCCGCCCGAGCATCTGGCGGATTATATCGTCGAGTTTCGCGCCCTGCTGGACGGTCACGGCCTGAGCTATGGCATGTTCGGCCACGTCGACGCCGGGGTGCTGCACGTGCGTCCGGCGCTGGATATGTGCGACCCGCAGCAGGAGATCCTGATGAAGCAGATCTCCGACGACGTGGTGGCCTTAACCGCTAAATACGGCGGTCTGCTGTGGGGGGAACACGGGAAAGGGTTCCGTGCGGAATACAGCCCGGCATTCTTTGGCGAACAGCTCTACGCGGAGCTGCGCAAGGTGAAAGCGGCTTTCGACCCGCATAACCGCCTCAACCCGGGCAAAATCTGCCCGCCTGAGGGCGTTGATGCCCCGATGCTGCAGGTGGATGCCGTCAAGCGCGGCACGTACGACAGGCAGATCCCGATTGCGGTGCGATCGTCCTGGCGCGGCGCGATGGAGTGCAACGGCAACGGCCTGTGCTTTAACTTTGATGTGAAAAGCCCGATGTGCCCGTCGATGAAAATCACCAGCAACCGTATTCACTCGCCGAAAGGGCGGGCGACGCTGGTGCGCGAGTGGCTGCGTCTGCTGGCCGACCGCGGGGTGGATCCGCTCAGGCTGGAGCAGGAGCTGCCGGAAAAACGGGCCAGCCTGCGCTCGCTGATTGAGCGAACCCGCAACAGCTGGCATGCCAACAAGGGCGAGTATGATTTTTCCCATGAGGTGAAAGAGGCGATGTCCGGCTGTCTGGCCTGTAAAGCCTGCTCCACCCAGTGCCCGATAAAAATCGACGTGCCGGAATTCCGCTCGCGCTTCCTGCAGCTTTACCACACCCGGTATCTGCGTCCGGTGCGCGACCATCTGGTGGCGACGGTGGAAAGCTACGCGCCGCTGATGGCGCGTGCGCCAAAGACCTTCAACTTCTTTATCAACCAGCCGCTGGTGCGCAAGCTCTCCGAAAAACACATCGGCATGGTCGATCTGCCGCTGCTGTCGGTCCCGTCTCTGCAGCGCCAGCTTGTTGGCCACCGTTCGGCAAACATGACCCTGGAACAGCTGGAGGTGCTCACGCCGGAGCAAAAAGCCAGTGTAGTGCTGGTGGTGCAGGATCCGTTCACCAGCTACTACGATGCGCAGGTCGTGGCCGATTTCGTCCGTCTGGCGGAGAAAGTGGGTTACCAGCCGGTTGTGCTGCCGTTCTCTCCGAATGGCAAGGCGCAGCATATTAAAGGTTTCCTGAACCGCTTTGCGAAGACCGCGCAGAAAACGTCTGACTTCCTGAATCGCGTGGCGCAACTCGGGATACCGATGGTCGGCGTCGATCCGGCGCTGGTGCTTTGCTATCGCGATGAATACAAGCAGACGCTGGGCGATAAGCGCGGCGATTTCAACGTGATGCTGGTGCATGAGTGGCTTCCGGTTGCGCTGGCAGACAAAGCTGTTCAGGACGTCAGCGGTGAACCGTGGTATCTGTTCGGCCACTGCACGGAAGTGACCGCGCTGCCGGGCGCACCCGCCCAGTGGGCGTCCGTCTTTGCCCGGTTCGGCGCGAAGCTTGAGAGCGTCAACGTAGGCTGCTGCGGGATGGCCGGAACCTACGGACACGAAGTGAAAAACCACGCCAATTCGCTCGGCATCTATGAGCTGTCCTGGCATCAGGCGATGCAGCGTTTGCCGCGAAACCGCTGTCTGGCGACGGGGTACTCCTGCCGTAGCCAGGTAAAACGGGTGGAAGGTAACGGCGTACGTCACCCATTGCAGGCTTTACTGGAGATAATTGGATGA
- a CDS encoding MFS transporter, translated as MTLSSVLRTKDKIGYGLGDMASALVWQTATLFLAYFYTDVFGLPAAIMGTMFLVVRVVDAFVDPCIGALVDRTRTRHGRFRPWLLWFAIPFGVSCLITFYVPDVGPTAKIVYACLTYAILSLIYSAINVPYCAMPGALTLDPRERHSLQSWRFGLSFIGGLIVTVIALPLVSLLGQGNVQKGYFYAMSLMGLLGIVLFFCCFLMTRERYSPRNDTSGSMLTDLKLLAGNSQWRIVFLFNILLLTAVVTRGSATMYYVNYVLLRPDLVFAFIVSGMVASLSGALLSERLLGKFDRVRAYQWTIISFVIFGALIFFLPPSQVWPIFGLNIVFSFIQNLTTPLQWTMFSDVVDYEEHRSGRRLDGLVFSTALFAIKFGLALGGAVVGWVLGMVDYAPGQATQAPNVLSTISALFTLIPCALFLCMVALLAIYKLNSRLVDSIARELASKREVRPDAGQLSPATPSALQE; from the coding sequence ATGACACTTTCCTCTGTATTGCGTACCAAAGATAAAATAGGTTATGGCTTAGGCGATATGGCCAGCGCGCTGGTCTGGCAAACGGCAACGTTATTTCTTGCCTATTTCTATACGGACGTTTTCGGTTTACCCGCGGCGATTATGGGTACCATGTTTCTGGTGGTGCGCGTGGTCGACGCCTTTGTCGACCCGTGTATTGGCGCACTGGTTGACCGTACCCGAACGCGTCACGGTCGCTTCCGTCCCTGGCTGCTTTGGTTTGCCATCCCGTTTGGCGTGAGCTGCCTGATTACCTTCTATGTGCCGGACGTTGGGCCGACGGCAAAAATCGTTTACGCCTGCCTGACCTACGCGATTTTAAGCCTGATTTACTCCGCGATTAACGTGCCTTACTGCGCCATGCCCGGCGCGCTGACGCTGGACCCGCGCGAGCGTCACTCTCTGCAGTCGTGGCGCTTTGGCCTGTCGTTTATCGGCGGGCTGATCGTGACGGTTATCGCCCTGCCGCTGGTCTCACTGTTAGGCCAGGGCAACGTGCAGAAAGGCTATTTCTATGCCATGAGCCTGATGGGGCTGCTGGGAATTGTGCTGTTCTTCTGCTGTTTCCTGATGACCCGCGAGCGTTATTCTCCGCGCAATGATACTTCCGGCTCGATGCTCACCGATTTAAAACTGCTGGCCGGGAACAGCCAGTGGCGTATTGTGTTCCTGTTTAATATTTTGCTGTTAACGGCGGTGGTGACGCGCGGTTCCGCCACCATGTATTACGTGAACTACGTGCTGCTGCGTCCGGATCTTGTTTTTGCCTTTATTGTTTCCGGAATGGTCGCCTCCTTAAGCGGGGCATTATTATCTGAACGGCTGCTCGGGAAATTTGACCGCGTACGCGCCTACCAGTGGACGATTATCTCCTTTGTGATTTTCGGCGCGCTGATTTTCTTCCTGCCCCCTTCACAGGTGTGGCCGATCTTTGGCCTTAACATCGTCTTTAGCTTTATTCAAAACCTCACCACGCCGCTGCAGTGGACCATGTTCTCCGATGTGGTCGACTACGAAGAGCATCGCAGCGGCCGCCGCCTGGACGGGCTGGTCTTCTCCACCGCGCTGTTTGCCATCAAGTTTGGCCTGGCGCTGGGCGGGGCGGTGGTCGGCTGGGTGCTTGGCATGGTGGACTACGCCCCGGGACAGGCAACCCAGGCGCCGAACGTTCTCTCGACCATCAGCGCGCTGTTCACCCTTATCCCATGCGCGCTTTTCCTCTGCATGGTCGCGCTTCTTGCCATCTACAAGCTCAACAGCCGGCTGGTGGATTCCATCGCCCGGGAGCTGGCCAGCAAGCGTGAGGTAAGACCCGACGCGGGGCAGCTCAGCCCGGCAACCCCTTCCGCACTACAGGAGTAA
- the ydiK gene encoding AI-2E family transporter YdiK produces MVNLRQPRDVAQILLSVLFLALMIIACLWIVQPFILGFAWAGTVVVATWPLLLRLQKLLFGRRGLAVLVMTLLLFLLFIIPIALLVNSLVDSSGPVIRAISSGDLTLPDLAWLKGIPLVGAKLYSGWHSLLEMGGSALMAKVRPYIGSTTTWFVGQAAHIGRFMMHCTLMLLFSALLYWRGEQVALGVRHFATRLAGKRGDAAVLLAAQAVRAVALGVVVTALVQAVLGGIGLAISGVPYATVFTVIMLMTCLAQLGPLLVLVPSIIWLYWTGDTTWGTVLLVWSCVVGTMDNVIRPILIRMGADLPLILILSGVIGGLIAFGMIGLFIGPVLLAVTWRLFSAWVHEIPPPGTDPDVILSELEDLEEKNTH; encoded by the coding sequence ATGGTCAATCTTCGCCAGCCCAGGGATGTTGCGCAAATTTTGCTGTCGGTGCTGTTTCTGGCCCTCATGATTATTGCGTGTCTGTGGATTGTTCAACCCTTTATTCTCGGCTTTGCGTGGGCTGGGACCGTTGTCGTCGCCACGTGGCCTTTGCTGCTGCGCCTGCAGAAGCTGCTGTTTGGCCGCCGCGGGTTAGCCGTACTGGTCATGACGCTCCTGCTGTTCCTGCTGTTTATTATTCCTATTGCCCTGCTGGTGAATAGCCTGGTGGATTCCAGTGGCCCGGTTATTCGCGCCATTAGCAGCGGTGACCTGACGCTGCCGGATCTCGCCTGGCTGAAAGGCATTCCGCTGGTGGGGGCCAAACTCTACAGCGGCTGGCATAGCCTGCTGGAGATGGGCGGCAGCGCGCTGATGGCAAAAGTCCGTCCGTACATAGGCTCCACCACCACCTGGTTTGTCGGTCAGGCGGCGCATATCGGCCGCTTTATGATGCACTGTACCCTGATGCTGCTCTTCAGCGCACTGCTCTACTGGCGCGGCGAGCAGGTGGCTTTAGGCGTTCGTCACTTTGCCACTCGCCTGGCGGGTAAACGGGGTGACGCCGCGGTGCTGCTGGCTGCGCAGGCCGTGCGCGCGGTTGCGCTGGGCGTGGTGGTCACCGCGCTGGTGCAGGCGGTGCTGGGCGGTATTGGTCTGGCTATTTCCGGCGTACCGTACGCCACCGTGTTCACCGTTATCATGCTGATGACCTGTCTTGCGCAGCTGGGGCCGCTGCTGGTGCTGGTACCCAGCATTATCTGGCTCTACTGGACGGGCGATACCACGTGGGGAACGGTGCTGCTGGTCTGGAGCTGCGTGGTCGGCACCATGGATAACGTCATTCGTCCGATCCTCATCCGCATGGGTGCTGACCTGCCGCTGATCCTGATCCTCTCCGGGGTAATTGGCGGACTGATTGCCTTTGGCATGATTGGCCTGTTTATTGGCCCCGTGCTGCTCGCCGTCACATGGCGGCTGTTCTCTGCCTGGGTGCATGAAATTCCGCCTCCGGGAACAGACCCGGACGTGATTTTGAGCGAACTGGAAGACCTGGAAGAGAAGAACACGCATTAA
- the menI gene encoding 1,4-dihydroxy-2-naphthoyl-CoA hydrolase — MIWKRAVTLQALNAMGEGNMVGLLDIQFIRIGDDEIEATMPVDRRTHQPFGLLHGGASVVLAETLGSVAGYLCTEGEQKVVGLEVNANHIRSVRSGRVRGVCRALHAGSRHQVWQIDILDEQDRLCCSSRLTTAVV, encoded by the coding sequence ATGATCTGGAAACGTGCCGTGACGCTGCAGGCGCTGAACGCCATGGGCGAGGGGAATATGGTTGGGCTGCTGGATATCCAGTTCATCCGCATTGGCGACGATGAGATTGAGGCCACCATGCCCGTCGATCGTCGCACCCACCAGCCGTTTGGTTTATTGCACGGCGGAGCGTCCGTCGTGCTGGCCGAAACGCTGGGCTCGGTGGCGGGATATCTCTGTACCGAAGGGGAGCAGAAGGTTGTGGGACTTGAGGTGAATGCTAACCACATTCGCTCGGTGCGCAGCGGGCGCGTGCGCGGCGTTTGTCGCGCGCTGCACGCCGGAAGCCGCCATCAGGTGTGGCAGATAGATATTCTCGATGAGCAGGATCGTCTGTGCTGCTCGTCGCGGCTGACCACGGCGGTTGTGTAA